In the Mastacembelus armatus chromosome 17, fMasArm1.2, whole genome shotgun sequence genome, one interval contains:
- the ly97.3 gene encoding CD59B glycoprotein, which translates to MKLLALALTIALLFTAGEALRCHRCIPKQAGETCELTVETCKPHRNGCAAAKFTRAPFGQYQKCMAPSDCEMLKLNAYINIKCCGEDMCNTF; encoded by the exons ATGAAGTTGCTGGCCTTGGCTTTAACCATTGCCCTGCTGTTTACAGCTG gtgAAGCCCTGCGCTGTCACCGCTGCATCCCCAAACAGGCTGGAGAAACCTGTGAGCTCACTGTAGAGACTTGTAAACCACACAGAAatggctgtgctgctgccaaGTTCACCCGAGCACCTT TTGGCCAATACCAGAAATGCATGGCTCCTTCGGATTGTGAAATGCTGAAGCTGAACGCCTACATCAATATCAAGTGCTGTGGTGAAGACATGTGCAACACCTTTTAA
- the rheb gene encoding GTP-binding protein Rheb: MPQPKSRKIAILGYRSVGKSSLTIQFVEGQFVDSYDPTIENTFTKMITINGQEYHLQLVDTAGQDEYSIFPQTYSIDINGYILVYSVTSNKSFEVVQVIHEKLLDMVGKVQVPIMLVGNKNDLHMERVISCEEGKALAESWNAAFMESSAKENQTAVEVFRRMILEAEKMDGGVQPGKTSCSMM; the protein is encoded by the exons ATGCCGCAGCCGAAATCACGAAAAATTGCCATCCTCGGGTACAGATCCGTAG gAAAGTCCTCCTTGACGATTCAGTTTGTGGAAGGCCAGTTCGTTGACTCCTATGACCCAACAATAGAAAACA CATTTACTAAAATGATCACAATAAATGGACAAGAGTACCATCTTCAGCTGGTAGACACAGCAGGACAG GATGAGTACTCTATCTTCCCACAGACCTACTCCATAGATATCAACGGTTACATTCTGGTCTATTCTGTCACATCTAATAAAAG CTTTGAAGTTGTACAAGTTATCCATGAAAAACTATTGGACATGGTCGGAAAGGTTCA AGTACCCATTATGCTTGTTGGAAACAAGAACGACCTACATATGGAACG cgtAATCAGTTGTGAAGAAGGTAAAGCATTAGCTGAATCCTGGAACGCTGCCTTCATGGAGTCCTCAGCTAAAGAGAATCAG acgGCAGTGGAGGTTTTCCGGAGGATGATCCTGGAGGCAGAGAAGATGGACGGCGGCGTGCAGCCAGGAAAAACGTCCTGCTCCATGATGTAG
- the LOC113134522 gene encoding leucine-rich repeat-containing protein 30-like, whose protein sequence is MGGKQSCSFSNKEFNQVSVNQRRKSVIRDGQTRLSSAAERIRRHTTVHFGYSTLSLAMRGLDETPTELWELRELQKLNLSMNCLCCLPSALGALDNLVILNLWDNNLSSLPPEIGLLKKLRVLFACRNRLIEVPEELGSCTCLEVLSLANNQITGLPGSLATMQNLTKLNLSHNHIAHIPTCVYNLKGLVFLHLACNRLETIADQIQNLVNLKILIVEGNNIHTLPKTLCFLKSLELLNVDFNELQSVPVEMHLLSRLGRLACHPLDKGLHIVHNPLLKPIQEVLQGGLSALYNYLKPT, encoded by the coding sequence ATGGGTGGAAAGCAGTCTTGCAGTTTTTCCAACAAGGAGTTCAATCAGGTGAGTGTGAATCAAAGGAGGAAGAGTGTTATAAGAGATGGCCAGACCCGACTGTCCTCAGCTGCTGAGAGGATCCGCAGACACACCACGGTGCACTTTGGTTATAGCACCCTGAGTCTAGCCATGCGGGGGCTTGATGAGACTCCCACTGAGCTGTGGGAACTCCGAGAGCTTCAGAAGCTAAACTTGTCAATGAACTGCCTGTGTTGTCTGCCCTCTGCACTGGGTGCTCTGGACAATCTGGTGATCCTCAACCTGTGGGACAACAACCTGTCCAGCCTCCCACCTGAGATCGGTCTCCTGAAGAAGCTCCGTGTGCTGTTTGCTTGTCGCAACCGCCTGATTGAGGTGCCTGAGGAGCTGGGCTCCTGCACCTGTCTGGAGGTGCTCAGTCTGGCCAACAACCAGATCACAGGCCTCCCTGGCAGCTTGGCAACCATGCAAAACTTGACCAAGCTCAACCTAAGCCACAACCACATTGCTCACATCCCTACCTGTGTCTACAATCTGAAGGGTCTAGTTTTCCTCCATCTAGCTTGTAACCGTCTAGAAACAATTGCAGACCAGATCCAAAATTTGGTTAACCTGAAGATCCTCATCGTGGAGGGAAATAATATTCACACACTGCCCAAGACTCTGTGTTTTCTCAAGTCCTTAGAACTCCTGAATGTTGACTTCAATGAACTGCAAAGTGTACCAGTGGAAATGCATCTACTGAGCAGGCTTGGGAGGTTGGCCTGCCACCCGCTGGATAAAGGACTTCACATTGTCCACAACCCCCTCCTCAAGCCTATTCAGGAGGTACTGCAAGGAGGGCTCAGTGCCCTCTATAACTACCTCAAACCCACGTGA